TCGGTTTCGAAGACGTGCCGATGGTCGATGACCTGTACAACCACCGGATCGCGGCGGTCGATGGTGTTGCACTGACTATTGCGTACGCCCTCCTCGTGAGTAAGCAGTGGCTTGAGACACCGAACGGCACGGCGCTGGCCGTCGGGCTACTCGCGTTTTTCGGAAGCGTCCTGTTCGCGGGGAACCTCGTCGCCGTCTTCGTCGAGCACAGCCCACAATCGCTGCCGACACTCCTGACCGGTCGTGAGCGCACGCCCGGCGAGGACTCGTGACTCAGGTCGTCGTGGTCGGTTGATCGGTGTACAGCGAGTACGTCAGGATAAAGAACCCAGCAGCGGTGAACAGTTCTTCGACAGTGACACTCTGTGCTACCGGCATCCCGACGAGCTGGTGGAGGCTCCCGCCGAGTATCGCGCCCAGCGTGACGAACCCGATGCCGAAACAGAGCGCCCGCATCGCCGGTGCCTGCGTGCGACGGTATGCGCGGTAGGTCAACGTCGTCAGTACCACACCACAGAACAGTGTGACTGTCTTCATCCCGATTAACAGCACTGCGTTCGCTCCGAGCATGCTCCTGATTGACACGTCCTTACAAATATACCGTCCGTCGCGTTTCCAGTCGGTGAGAATACCACTGCAACAACGCAACACGGAGCAGCTGCCCGC
This genomic window from Haloarcula rubripromontorii contains:
- a CDS encoding DUF7521 family protein, with protein sequence MLGANAVLLIGMKTVTLFCGVVLTTLTYRAYRRTQAPAMRALCFGIGFVTLGAILGGSLHQLVGMPVAQSVTVEELFTAAGFFILTYSLYTDQPTTTT